A stretch of Fundicoccus culcitae DNA encodes these proteins:
- the tuf gene encoding elongation factor Tu — MAKEKFERTKPHVNVGTLGHVDHGKTTLSAAIATVLSKQGFGEAQDYASIDNAPEEKERGITINTSHIEYETANRHYAHVDCPGHADYVKNMITGAAQMDGAILVVSAADGPMPQTREHILLAGQVGVPYFVVFLNKVDMVDDEELLELVEMEVRDLLTEYDYPGDDVPVIAGSALKALEGDPEYEEKILELMAAVDEYIPEPERDTEKPFMMPVEDVFSITGRGTVATGRVERGTIKVGDEVDIVGIADSISKTTVTGVEMFRKLLDYAEAGDNVGTLLRGVTREQIQRGQVLAKPGTITPHTKFTAEVYILSKEEGGRHTPFFSNYRPQFYFRTTDVTGVIELPEGTEMVMPGDNVAMTVELIHPIAIEDGTKFSIREGGRTVGAGVVSSIIG, encoded by the coding sequence ATGGCAAAAGAAAAATTCGAACGTACAAAACCACACGTTAACGTTGGTACTTTAGGACACGTTGACCACGGTAAAACAACTTTATCTGCAGCAATTGCAACTGTATTATCTAAACAAGGTTTTGGTGAAGCTCAAGATTATGCTTCTATCGATAATGCACCTGAAGAAAAAGAACGTGGAATCACAATCAATACTTCACATATCGAATATGAAACAGCTAATCGTCACTATGCTCACGTTGACTGTCCAGGACACGCGGACTACGTTAAAAACATGATCACTGGTGCTGCTCAAATGGACGGTGCTATCTTAGTTGTATCTGCAGCTGATGGTCCAATGCCACAAACTCGTGAACATATCTTATTGGCTGGTCAAGTAGGGGTTCCTTACTTCGTAGTCTTCTTGAACAAAGTGGATATGGTTGATGACGAAGAATTATTAGAATTAGTTGAAATGGAAGTTCGTGACTTACTAACTGAATACGACTATCCAGGAGACGACGTTCCAGTCATCGCTGGTTCAGCGTTAAAAGCTTTAGAAGGCGATCCTGAATACGAAGAAAAAATCTTAGAATTAATGGCAGCAGTTGACGAATATATTCCAGAACCAGAACGTGATACTGAAAAACCATTCATGATGCCAGTTGAGGACGTATTCTCAATTACTGGTCGTGGTACAGTTGCTACTGGACGTGTTGAACGTGGAACGATTAAAGTTGGGGATGAAGTAGATATCGTTGGTATCGCTGATTCAATCTCTAAAACAACTGTAACTGGTGTTGAAATGTTCCGTAAATTATTAGATTACGCTGAAGCTGGTGACAACGTAGGTACATTATTACGTGGTGTAACACGTGAACAAATCCAACGTGGTCAAGTTTTAGCTAAACCAGGAACAATTACACCACATACTAAATTTACTGCGGAAGTTTATATCTTATCTAAAGAAGAAGGTGGCCGTCATACTCCATTCTTCTCAAACTACCGTCCACAATTCTATTTCCGTACGACTGACGTAACAGGTGTTATTGAGTTGCCAGAAGGAACTGAAATGGTTATGCCTGGTGATAACGTTGCTATGACAGTTGAATTGATTCACCCAATCGCAATTGAAGATGGAACTAAATTCTCAATCCGTGAAGGTGGCCGTACTGTTGGTGCTGGTGTTGTATCAAGCATCATCGGTTAA
- the fusA gene encoding elongation factor G — protein sequence MAKREFSLEKTRNIGIMAHIDAGKTTTTERILYYTGKIHKIGETHEGASQMDWMEQEQERGITITSAATTAQWHDHRVNIIDTPGHVDFTVEVERSLRVLDGAVALLDAQSGVEPQTETVWRQATTYGVPRIVFVNKMDKIGADFLYSVGTIHDRLQANAHPVQLPVGAEDNFTGIIDLVEMKAYNYTNDLGTDIEEIEIPADYQELAEEWRNKLVEAVADTDEDIMMSYLEGEEVDVPTLKAGIRKATINVEFYPVFCGSAFKNKGVQLLLDGVIDYLPSPLDVPPIIGKVPGTDEEIEHHADDSEPFAALAFKVMTDPFVGRLTFFRVYSGTLESGSYILNATKDTRERVGRILQMHANSRQEIPEVFSGDIAAAVGLKNTGTGDTLCDEKNPVILESMEFPEPVINVAIEPDSKADQDKMSIALGKLAEEDPTFRASTDHETGQTIIAGMGELHLDIIVDRLKREFKVSATVGAPQVSYRETFRKATQAEGKFVRQSGGKGQYGHVWIEFTPNEEGAGFEFENAIVGGVVPREYIPAVEAGLKDAMENGILAGFPMVDIKAKLYDGSYHDVDSSETAFKVAASMALRAAAKTAEPTILEPMMSVEITVPEEYLGDVMGHISSRRGRIEGTQARGNAQIVKGIIPLSEMFGYATTLRSATQGRGTFSMTFDHYEDVPKSIAEEIIKTHGGKSEA from the coding sequence ATGGCAAAAAGAGAATTTTCTCTTGAAAAAACCCGTAATATTGGTATCATGGCTCACATCGATGCCGGTAAAACAACCACTACCGAACGTATCTTGTACTATACTGGTAAAATCCATAAGATTGGTGAAACACACGAAGGTGCTTCACAAATGGACTGGATGGAACAAGAACAAGAACGTGGAATCACCATTACATCAGCAGCAACAACTGCACAATGGCATGACCATCGTGTAAATATTATCGATACTCCAGGGCACGTGGACTTTACCGTTGAAGTTGAACGTTCACTACGTGTATTGGATGGAGCGGTAGCCTTGTTGGATGCCCAATCAGGTGTGGAACCTCAAACTGAAACTGTATGGCGTCAAGCGACAACCTATGGTGTTCCACGTATTGTTTTTGTTAATAAAATGGATAAAATCGGTGCAGACTTCTTATATTCTGTAGGTACCATTCATGATCGTTTGCAAGCGAATGCTCACCCTGTTCAATTACCCGTTGGAGCTGAAGATAATTTTACAGGAATTATCGATTTAGTTGAAATGAAAGCTTATAACTATACAAATGACTTAGGAACAGATATTGAAGAAATTGAAATTCCTGCAGATTACCAAGAATTGGCAGAAGAATGGCGTAATAAGTTAGTAGAAGCAGTAGCTGATACTGATGAAGACATCATGATGTCCTACTTGGAAGGTGAAGAAGTTGACGTTCCAACATTAAAAGCTGGTATTCGTAAAGCAACAATTAACGTTGAGTTTTACCCTGTGTTCTGTGGTTCAGCCTTTAAAAACAAAGGGGTTCAATTATTGCTTGATGGTGTCATTGATTATTTACCATCTCCACTAGATGTACCGCCTATTATTGGTAAGGTACCTGGAACGGATGAAGAAATTGAACACCATGCTGACGATAGCGAACCATTTGCTGCTTTAGCCTTTAAAGTCATGACTGACCCATTCGTAGGTCGTTTAACCTTCTTCCGTGTGTACTCTGGTACATTAGAGTCTGGATCTTATATTTTAAACGCAACTAAAGATACACGTGAACGTGTAGGACGTATCTTACAAATGCACGCGAATTCACGTCAAGAAATTCCTGAAGTATTTTCAGGTGATATCGCTGCGGCTGTTGGTTTGAAAAATACTGGTACAGGAGACACCTTGTGTGATGAAAAAAATCCAGTAATTTTAGAATCAATGGAATTCCCAGAACCTGTTATTAACGTTGCTATTGAACCAGATTCAAAAGCTGACCAAGATAAAATGTCTATCGCGTTAGGTAAGTTAGCCGAGGAAGATCCTACTTTCCGCGCTTCAACTGACCACGAAACGGGACAAACCATTATCGCTGGTATGGGTGAGTTGCACTTAGATATCATCGTTGACCGTCTAAAACGTGAATTCAAAGTTTCAGCTACTGTTGGTGCGCCACAAGTTTCTTATCGTGAAACATTCCGCAAAGCCACTCAAGCTGAAGGTAAATTTGTTCGTCAATCAGGTGGTAAAGGTCAATACGGTCACGTATGGATCGAGTTCACACCTAACGAAGAAGGCGCGGGCTTTGAATTTGAAAATGCAATCGTTGGTGGGGTTGTTCCTCGTGAGTACATCCCTGCAGTAGAAGCTGGGTTGAAAGATGCTATGGAAAATGGTATTTTAGCTGGATTCCCAATGGTAGATATTAAAGCTAAACTTTATGATGGTTCTTACCATGATGTCGATTCATCTGAAACGGCCTTTAAAGTTGCGGCTTCAATGGCATTAAGAGCAGCTGCTAAAACAGCAGAACCTACCATCTTAGAACCAATGATGTCTGTTGAAATAACCGTCCCTGAAGAATATTTAGGAGATGTTATGGGACATATTAGTTCTCGTCGTGGACGGATTGAAGGAACACAAGCAAGAGGTAATGCCCAAATCGTTAAAGGTATCATTCCGTTATCTGAAATGTTTGGTTATGCCACAACGTTACGTTCAGCAACACAAGGACGCGGAACTTTCTCAATGACATTTGATCATTATGAAGATGTGCCAAAATCAATTGCTGAAGAAATTATTAAAACTCATGGTGGTAAATCTGAAGCATAA
- the rpsG gene encoding 30S ribosomal protein S7, with protein MPRKGAVPKREVLPDPIYNSKLVTRTINRIMVDGKRGKAATILYSAFDIVREQTGQDPMEVFEQAIENIMPLLEVKARRVGGSNYQVPVEVRPDRRYALAIRWLVSYARLRGEKTMELRLAREIMDASNNTGASVKKREDMHKMAEANKAFAHYRW; from the coding sequence ATGCCTCGTAAAGGAGCCGTTCCAAAACGTGAAGTTTTACCCGATCCAATTTATAACTCGAAATTAGTTACGCGTACAATTAACCGTATCATGGTTGATGGAAAACGTGGTAAAGCTGCAACTATTTTATATTCTGCCTTTGATATTGTTCGTGAACAAACAGGACAAGACCCAATGGAAGTATTTGAACAAGCAATTGAAAACATCATGCCTTTATTAGAAGTTAAAGCACGTCGTGTGGGTGGATCGAACTATCAAGTACCAGTTGAGGTGCGTCCAGACCGCCGCTATGCTTTGGCTATCCGTTGGTTAGTAAGCTATGCACGCTTGCGTGGTGAAAAAACCATGGAATTACGTCTAGCTCGTGAAATTATGGATGCATCAAATAATACAGGTGCTTCTGTTAAAAAACGTGAAGATATGCATAAAATGGCAGAAGCTAACAAAGCCTTTGCACATTATCGCTGGTAA
- the rpsL gene encoding 30S ribosomal protein S12: MPTINQLVNKPRKSKSTKSNSPALNKGYNSFKRTQTDTLSPQKRGVCTRVGTMTPKKPNSALRKYARVRLSNLMEVTAYIPGVGHNLQEHSVVLIRGGRVKDLPGVRYHIVRGALDTAGVNNRKQGRSKYGTKRPK, from the coding sequence ATGCCTACTATTAACCAATTAGTAAATAAACCACGTAAATCAAAATCAACTAAATCAAACTCTCCTGCGTTAAATAAAGGATATAATAGTTTCAAACGTACACAAACAGATACTTTATCTCCACAAAAACGTGGTGTTTGTACTCGTGTGGGTACGATGACACCTAAAAAACCTAACTCAGCTTTACGTAAATATGCGCGTGTTCGTTTATCTAACTTGATGGAAGTAACTGCTTATATTCCAGGTGTTGGACATAATTTACAAGAACATAGTGTTGTATTAATCCGTGGCGGACGTGTAAAAGACTTACCAGGGGTACGTTATCATATCGTTCGTGGTGCCTTGGATACTGCGGGAGTAAACAACCGTAAACAAGGACGTTCTAAATACGGAACGAAAAGACCTAAATAA
- a CDS encoding GNAT family N-acetyltransferase: MEFERKPDALVAHDADGKLIAEITFPPTDDPMVVNANHTFVDVSLRGQGVAGQLLDEMVAQMSAEGKKIKATCPYVVDKFNNEPEKYDFINADR; the protein is encoded by the coding sequence ATGGAATTTGAAAGAAAACCCGATGCTTTGGTTGCGCATGATGCAGATGGGAAATTGATTGCCGAAATTACCTTCCCACCAACGGATGACCCAATGGTCGTTAACGCTAATCATACGTTTGTTGATGTCAGTTTAAGAGGACAAGGTGTAGCAGGCCAATTGTTGGATGAAATGGTTGCCCAAATGAGTGCAGAAGGTAAAAAAATTAAAGCGACATGTCCCTATGTTGTCGATAAGTTTAATAACGAACCAGAAAAATATGATTTCATAAACGCAGATCGCTAA
- the lysS gene encoding lysine--tRNA ligase: MTENHQELNDQLIARREKMEKMQAEGIQPFAAGFQRTHLSMDLHRDYDHLEKEAFADDEDRIRVAVAGRIVSKRGKGKAGFAHLQDMQGKIQIYVRQDTIGEDAYQWYKVADLGDIVGVNGYLFKTNTGELSVRAEEFIPLTKALRPLPDKFHGLTNVEQKYRQRYLDLISNEDSYDRFVKRSKIISEIRRYLDNQGYLEVETPVLHNLAGGANAKPFTTHHNALDMELYMRIALELHLKRLVIGGMEQVYEIGRVFRNEGIDTTHNPEFTMLEVYTAYTVYTDIMDLTEGLIRTVAEKVLGKTLIEYDDYEVDLGQPWRRVHMVDLIKEATGVDFWENVSYEEAKALAKEHNVKVDDHDYSVGHIINNFFETFCEEKLIQPTFVYGHPVEISPLARKNDDDPRFTDRFELFIAGHEYANAFTELTDPIDQRERFEAQMAEKDAGNEEAHPIDEDFIEALEYGFPPTGGLGIGIDRLVMLLTNAQSIRDVLLFPTLRNN; this comes from the coding sequence ATGACAGAAAACCATCAAGAATTAAATGATCAATTAATAGCCCGAAGAGAGAAAATGGAAAAAATGCAAGCGGAAGGTATACAACCTTTTGCGGCTGGCTTTCAAAGAACCCATCTTTCAATGGATTTACACCGTGATTATGACCATCTAGAAAAAGAAGCTTTTGCTGATGACGAAGACCGTATTCGCGTGGCCGTAGCAGGTCGTATCGTATCTAAACGCGGTAAAGGTAAAGCAGGATTTGCGCACTTACAAGATATGCAAGGCAAAATCCAAATTTATGTACGCCAAGACACCATTGGTGAAGATGCCTATCAATGGTATAAAGTAGCGGATTTAGGAGATATTGTTGGAGTTAATGGTTATCTATTTAAGACCAACACAGGCGAATTATCAGTGCGAGCTGAAGAATTTATTCCCTTAACTAAAGCTTTACGACCTCTACCAGACAAATTCCACGGCTTAACGAATGTTGAACAAAAATATCGTCAGCGATATTTAGATTTAATAAGTAATGAAGATAGTTATGATCGGTTCGTCAAACGCTCAAAAATAATTAGTGAAATCCGCCGTTATTTGGATAATCAAGGTTATTTAGAAGTTGAAACACCTGTTCTACATAATTTAGCGGGTGGGGCTAATGCAAAGCCTTTTACCACTCATCATAATGCTTTAGATATGGAACTATACATGCGTATTGCACTTGAATTACATTTAAAACGCTTGGTTATTGGCGGTATGGAACAAGTGTATGAAATTGGACGTGTCTTTCGTAATGAAGGTATTGATACCACCCATAATCCAGAATTTACCATGTTAGAAGTCTATACGGCCTATACCGTTTATACCGATATCATGGACTTGACGGAAGGGCTTATTCGAACGGTAGCAGAAAAAGTTCTCGGCAAAACGTTGATAGAATACGATGATTATGAAGTGGACTTAGGTCAACCTTGGCGTCGTGTTCATATGGTTGATTTAATTAAAGAAGCGACAGGTGTCGATTTTTGGGAAAATGTCAGCTATGAAGAAGCTAAGGCACTAGCTAAAGAACATAACGTGAAAGTTGATGATCACGACTATTCGGTTGGGCATATTATCAATAATTTCTTTGAAACATTTTGTGAAGAAAAGTTAATTCAACCAACCTTTGTCTATGGCCACCCCGTTGAAATTTCACCTTTGGCACGTAAAAACGATGACGATCCACGCTTTACGGACCGTTTTGAATTATTTATTGCGGGTCATGAATATGCCAATGCTTTTACAGAGTTAACGGATCCAATCGATCAAAGAGAACGATTTGAAGCTCAAATGGCGGAAAAAGATGCGGGTAATGAAGAAGCCCATCCCATCGACGAAGATTTTATTGAAGCATTGGAATACGGCTTTCCACCAACAGGTGGTTTAGGTATTGGAATTGATCGGTTAGTCATGTTATTAACCAACGCCCAATCCATTCGTGACGTTTTACTGTTCCCAACCCTTAGAAACAATTAA
- the hslO gene encoding Hsp33 family molecular chaperone HslO: MADKLLRALAFDKQIRVYVVDATQMVAEAQQRHKTWHTATAALGRTLVATTLLAGTLKGDDRITVEILGDGPIGHIVADGNASGDIRGYVANPEVALALNADGKLDVAAAVGLPGTLVIRKYIGDSEPFSGQVPLISGELAEDFTYYMALSEQTPSSIGLSVLVDTDETVKVAGGFMIQVMPGATEETIATLENRLAKLGRFSDLLDKGLTLEMLLGELVGEDQYEILTETAVRFYCDCSKERFAKSLMSVGRQELEAMIHEDHGAEVVCHFCNEHYQFNEAELQALID; the protein is encoded by the coding sequence ATGGCAGATAAATTACTAAGAGCTTTAGCTTTTGATAAGCAAATACGTGTCTATGTCGTTGATGCAACTCAAATGGTAGCAGAAGCGCAACAAAGACATAAAACATGGCATACAGCTACGGCTGCCTTGGGGCGAACCCTCGTTGCAACCACGCTATTAGCGGGTACTTTAAAAGGCGACGACCGTATTACCGTTGAGATATTAGGTGACGGACCCATCGGACATATTGTAGCAGATGGTAATGCTAGTGGTGATATCCGTGGATATGTAGCTAATCCTGAAGTCGCTTTAGCCTTGAATGCCGATGGTAAACTTGATGTTGCCGCTGCTGTTGGCTTACCTGGAACGTTAGTGATTCGGAAATATATTGGTGATTCAGAACCTTTTAGTGGTCAAGTGCCCTTAATTAGTGGAGAATTGGCTGAAGATTTTACTTATTATATGGCTTTATCCGAACAAACGCCGTCTTCAATTGGCTTAAGTGTTTTAGTCGATACGGATGAAACGGTTAAAGTAGCTGGGGGCTTTATGATTCAAGTCATGCCAGGTGCAACGGAAGAAACAATCGCAACTTTAGAAAATCGTTTAGCCAAACTTGGCCGTTTTTCTGATTTGCTTGATAAAGGCTTAACACTTGAAATGTTATTAGGTGAGTTAGTGGGTGAAGATCAATACGAAATTCTTACAGAGACAGCCGTACGTTTTTATTGCGATTGTAGCAAAGAACGCTTTGCCAAAAGTTTAATGTCTGTAGGTCGCCAAGAGCTAGAAGCGATGATACATGAAGATCATGGAGCAGAAGTTGTCTGCCATTTCTGTAACGAACATTATCAATTTAATGAAGCAGAGTTACAAGCCTTAATTGATTAA
- the ftsH gene encoding ATP-dependent zinc metalloprotease FtsH codes for MQNPNPNRNFFGGTLFYILIFLAVAGIFQIFAGDFNSATRVDEISSTEFIQNLNDGEIDNFTIQIGSGAYNITGEYVNSTSINEEDENFFQIFQGSDSTRQFETRVLGNDTTLAYITQVALSTNTEFETLSESSAGLWLSIIPFLILMVPVFFLMFSMMQSGGASGGKGVMNFGKTKSKDVSKQKVKVRFDDVAGAEEEKQELVEVVEFLKDPKRFTALGARIPAGVLLEGPPGTGKTLLAKAVAGEAGVPFFSISGSEFVEMFVGVGASRVRDLFETAKKNAPAIIFIDEIDAVGRQRGAGMGGGHDEREQTLNQLLVEMDGFEGNEGVIVIAATNRSDVLDPALLRPGRFDRQILVGNPDVKGREAILKVHSRNKKLAPDVDLKVVAQQTPGFSGADLENLLNEAALIAARFDRTSITAADVDEAHDRVIAGPAKKDSAISEKQRKTIAYHEAGHTVVGMVLSEARIVHKVTIVPRGRAGGYAIMLPKEDQFIVTETELYQQVVGLLGGRVAEEIVFNHQSTGASNDFEQATQIVRSMVTEYGMSEKLGTIQYEGNQKVFVGRQYGQNAHYSEQVAYEIDLEIRRIMGEALDEAHEIISAHREQLNIIAEKLLEVETLDARQIKSLFETGKMPAENGSQNDEPIEEADSFEESKAKAEQEEIKERQNEADNSEKNDDNDGEPPVGGSTSHQSESKVRRALENDEPIFSDNDSEQ; via the coding sequence ATGCAGAACCCGAATCCAAATCGTAATTTTTTTGGCGGAACACTATTTTATATATTGATTTTTCTTGCTGTTGCTGGAATATTTCAAATTTTTGCTGGCGATTTTAATTCCGCCACTAGGGTTGATGAAATTTCATCAACTGAATTTATACAAAATTTAAATGATGGCGAAATTGATAATTTTACCATCCAAATTGGATCTGGAGCTTACAACATTACGGGTGAATACGTAAATAGTACATCCATTAATGAAGAAGATGAAAATTTCTTTCAAATTTTCCAAGGCTCCGATTCGACTCGACAATTTGAAACGCGTGTATTAGGCAATGATACAACTCTAGCTTATATTACACAGGTGGCGTTATCGACCAACACCGAATTTGAAACACTATCCGAATCAAGCGCTGGACTATGGTTAAGTATCATACCCTTTTTAATATTAATGGTTCCCGTATTTTTCTTAATGTTCTCTATGATGCAATCAGGAGGCGCTAGCGGTGGAAAAGGTGTTATGAATTTTGGTAAAACAAAATCAAAAGATGTCTCCAAGCAAAAAGTTAAAGTTCGCTTTGATGATGTAGCTGGAGCAGAAGAAGAAAAACAAGAGTTGGTTGAAGTTGTTGAATTTTTAAAAGACCCTAAACGTTTTACAGCTTTAGGGGCACGCATTCCAGCTGGGGTGTTACTTGAAGGGCCTCCAGGAACGGGTAAGACATTATTAGCTAAAGCCGTTGCTGGTGAAGCTGGCGTTCCGTTCTTTAGTATATCCGGATCTGAGTTCGTTGAAATGTTTGTCGGTGTTGGTGCGAGCCGTGTCCGTGATTTGTTTGAAACCGCGAAAAAGAATGCACCTGCAATAATATTTATTGATGAAATTGATGCGGTTGGTCGTCAACGGGGAGCCGGTATGGGTGGTGGACACGATGAACGTGAGCAAACCCTTAACCAATTACTAGTTGAAATGGATGGATTTGAAGGCAATGAAGGGGTTATCGTTATTGCTGCAACAAACCGTTCAGATGTGTTAGACCCTGCTTTGCTTCGTCCAGGACGTTTTGACCGTCAGATTTTAGTCGGCAATCCAGATGTTAAAGGCCGTGAAGCTATTTTGAAGGTGCACTCACGCAACAAAAAATTGGCGCCAGATGTGGATTTAAAAGTAGTTGCTCAACAAACGCCTGGTTTTTCTGGGGCGGACTTAGAAAACTTACTTAATGAAGCGGCCTTAATTGCAGCCCGTTTTGATCGGACATCGATTACGGCTGCGGATGTTGATGAGGCTCATGATCGGGTAATTGCTGGTCCTGCTAAGAAGGATTCAGCTATTTCTGAAAAACAACGTAAGACAATTGCTTATCACGAAGCGGGTCATACGGTTGTTGGTATGGTGTTAAGTGAAGCCAGAATCGTCCATAAAGTGACGATAGTACCCCGTGGGCGTGCAGGTGGTTATGCCATCATGTTACCTAAAGAAGACCAATTCATTGTGACCGAAACAGAATTATATCAACAAGTCGTAGGCTTGTTAGGTGGACGTGTAGCGGAAGAAATTGTCTTTAACCATCAATCTACTGGAGCAAGCAATGACTTCGAACAAGCAACACAAATTGTGCGTAGCATGGTGACAGAGTATGGTATGTCTGAAAAATTAGGGACGATTCAATACGAAGGCAATCAAAAAGTATTTGTGGGTCGTCAATATGGCCAAAATGCGCATTACTCTGAACAAGTTGCTTATGAAATTGACCTTGAAATACGTCGTATTATGGGAGAAGCATTAGATGAAGCACATGAAATTATTAGCGCACACCGTGAACAATTGAATATAATAGCGGAAAAACTGTTAGAAGTCGAAACGCTAGATGCGCGTCAAATAAAATCATTGTTTGAAACAGGTAAAATGCCAGCAGAAAATGGTTCTCAAAACGATGAACCCATTGAAGAAGCTGATAGCTTTGAAGAATCTAAGGCCAAAGCCGAACAGGAAGAAATCAAAGAACGTCAGAATGAAGCGGACAACTCTGAAAAAAATGATGATAATGATGGAGAACCTCCTGTAGGTGGATCTACTTCACATCAATCAGAATCAAAAGTCAGAAGAGCGCTTGAAAATGATGAGCCAATTTTTTCAGATAATGATTCTGAACAATAA
- the hpt gene encoding hypoxanthine phosphoribosyltransferase, which yields MLERDIKEVLVTAEEIKEATKRLGAQLTKDYAGKEVVVVGILRGAALFMADIIREMDVYLEIDFMDVSSYGEAIVSSGEVKILKDLDTPAEGRHFLIVEDIIDTGRTLRYIVDLLKYRKAASVKVCTLLDKPERRLVKDLIPDYVGIQVPNEFVVGYGLDYKQKYRNLPYVGVLKPEIYQETTE from the coding sequence ATGTTAGAGAGAGATATTAAAGAAGTTCTAGTCACAGCTGAAGAAATTAAAGAAGCAACTAAACGACTAGGTGCACAATTGACCAAAGATTATGCAGGTAAAGAAGTCGTTGTTGTAGGTATTTTACGTGGGGCGGCTTTATTTATGGCTGATATCATTCGTGAAATGGATGTATACTTAGAAATCGATTTTATGGATGTTTCAAGTTATGGCGAAGCCATTGTTTCTTCAGGTGAAGTTAAAATACTAAAAGATTTAGACACACCAGCAGAAGGAAGACATTTCTTAATTGTAGAAGATATCATTGATACCGGAAGAACCTTAAGGTATATTGTAGATTTATTAAAATATCGTAAAGCGGCATCTGTCAAAGTATGTACGCTCTTAGACAAACCAGAGCGTCGACTAGTTAAGGATTTAATACCAGACTATGTCGGAATACAAGTTCCTAATGAATTTGTGGTGGGATATGGATTAGATTACAAACAAAAATATCGGAACCTCCCTTACGTTGGTGTTTTGAAACCAGAGATATATCAAGAAACAACAGAATAG